One Tamlana carrageenivorans genomic region harbors:
- a CDS encoding NADP-dependent oxidoreductase has translation MKKTILLNNRPQGEPTVSNFEFVTEDNTLQISEGEILLETTYVSVDPYLRGRMSDAKSYVPPFQLNKPIQSGVIAKVVASKNKKFAEGDYVSGMLDWSTQQISKGVGLNKVDASKAPLSAYLGVLGMTGLTAFLGLQEIGKPKAGETIVISGAAGAVGSVVGQIAKILGLHVIGIAGTDEKIDMLKNEFGFDAGINYNTSEDINAELKELAPNGVDIYFDNVGGPISDAVLFNINRFARMIICGAISVYNKTELPTGLSVQPFLVKNSALMQGFIVSNYAEKFPEAIQQLATWLKEGKLTYTETIVEGFDNIPKAFIDLFEGKNKGKMIVKI, from the coding sequence ATGAAAAAGACCATTTTATTAAATAACAGACCCCAAGGTGAACCTACGGTTTCAAATTTTGAATTTGTTACTGAAGACAACACACTTCAAATTTCTGAAGGTGAAATACTTTTAGAAACCACTTACGTTTCAGTAGACCCTTATTTAAGAGGACGCATGAGTGATGCCAAATCGTATGTACCACCTTTCCAATTAAACAAACCGATACAATCTGGTGTCATTGCCAAAGTAGTAGCTTCTAAAAACAAGAAATTTGCTGAAGGCGATTATGTTTCAGGTATGCTTGATTGGTCGACACAACAAATATCAAAAGGTGTAGGTTTAAATAAAGTAGATGCTTCTAAAGCGCCTTTAAGCGCATACTTAGGTGTATTAGGAATGACCGGACTCACCGCTTTTTTAGGTTTACAAGAAATAGGAAAACCTAAAGCCGGAGAAACTATTGTCATTTCTGGTGCTGCTGGAGCTGTTGGTAGTGTGGTTGGGCAAATAGCTAAAATTCTAGGCCTTCACGTTATAGGAATTGCTGGTACCGATGAAAAAATTGACATGTTAAAAAATGAATTTGGCTTTGATGCAGGCATCAATTATAACACCAGTGAAGATATAAATGCAGAGCTCAAAGAACTAGCTCCAAATGGTGTTGATATTTATTTTGACAATGTGGGTGGACCAATTTCTGACGCGGTACTTTTTAACATCAACCGTTTTGCTAGAATGATTATCTGTGGAGCCATTTCGGTTTACAATAAAACAGAATTACCAACAGGTTTAAGCGTACAACCATTTTTGGTTAAAAACAGTGCTTTAATGCAAGGATTTATTGTATCTAATTATGCTGAAAAGTTCCCAGAAGCGATACAACAGTTAGCCACTTGGTTGAAAGAAGGTAAATTAACTTATACTGAAACGATTGTTGAAGGTTTTGATAACATTCCAAAGGCTTTCATCGATTTATTTGAAGGAAAAAATAAAGGAAAAATGATTGTTAAAATCTAA
- a CDS encoding SLC13 family permease, translated as MSTIEANTTINMKLIIAGLLIFFSIIFFVDLQPGMPEVTYTAAIAFLMAFWWVTEALPIGVTSLLPIILFPVLGVLDGKSISGAYINYVIFLFIGGFVMALAMEKWNLHKRIALKILALVGGSPFRILLGFMLASSFLSMWMSNTATAMMMLPIAFSVTAALEEVYGEGKISSFAAGLLLAIAHACSIGGISTLVGTPPNLSFLRIFEIIYPNSPEISFGQWVVFAFPISVMIFAVSLGLIYLTYRPKGHIEKLDKSFFRDKYRELGAVSLEEKRVFILFISLTLLWVFRSDLNFGIISIPGWSGFFKNPKYLNDGTVAIFVAMLLFIVPASKKNTALVDWKIMGKLPWHIVFLFGGGFALAKGFIDSGLSSYVGGLLAGTKDMSPLMLVGTLTTMMSTLTEFTSNTATTEMMLPIVSGLASEIQVNPLLIMIPVTLAASMAFMLPIATPPNAIVFGTGKLKMVQMIKTGLIIDIVATIIIVFMTLFWGTIIFEIDPTVFPEWAASSAKAIK; from the coding sequence ATGTCGACTATAGAGGCAAATACCACGATTAATATGAAATTAATAATCGCAGGGTTATTAATATTTTTTAGCATCATTTTCTTTGTAGATCTGCAACCTGGCATGCCTGAAGTCACTTATACAGCGGCTATTGCCTTTTTAATGGCTTTTTGGTGGGTAACCGAAGCTCTACCTATAGGTGTTACATCGTTGTTGCCTATAATTTTGTTTCCTGTTTTAGGTGTTCTGGACGGTAAGTCCATTTCTGGTGCGTATATCAATTATGTTATTTTTCTTTTTATTGGTGGTTTCGTCATGGCTCTGGCTATGGAAAAGTGGAATTTACACAAACGTATCGCCTTAAAAATTTTAGCGCTAGTAGGCGGGAGCCCGTTTAGAATTTTGTTGGGGTTTATGTTAGCTTCTTCATTTTTATCGATGTGGATGTCCAATACAGCAACAGCTATGATGATGCTTCCTATTGCGTTTTCGGTAACTGCAGCTTTAGAAGAAGTTTACGGCGAAGGAAAAATAAGTTCTTTCGCGGCTGGTTTATTATTAGCTATTGCTCATGCTTGTTCTATAGGCGGTATTTCAACTTTGGTAGGAACACCTCCAAATTTATCATTTTTACGAATTTTTGAAATTATTTATCCGAATTCACCTGAAATATCTTTTGGTCAATGGGTTGTTTTTGCTTTTCCGATAAGCGTCATGATTTTTGCTGTATCGCTAGGCTTAATTTATTTAACATATCGTCCGAAAGGACATATTGAAAAACTTGATAAATCATTTTTTAGAGATAAATACCGTGAATTAGGAGCTGTAAGTCTGGAAGAAAAGCGTGTTTTTATACTTTTTATAAGTTTAACGCTATTATGGGTGTTTCGATCGGATTTAAATTTTGGAATTATAAGTATTCCTGGGTGGAGTGGTTTTTTCAAAAATCCTAAATATTTAAATGATGGCACGGTGGCTATTTTTGTGGCTATGCTTTTATTTATTGTGCCAGCGTCTAAAAAAAACACAGCCTTAGTCGATTGGAAAATCATGGGGAAACTCCCGTGGCACATTGTGTTTTTATTTGGTGGCGGTTTTGCACTTGCTAAAGGTTTTATAGATTCAGGTTTGTCTAGTTATGTTGGAGGATTATTGGCAGGTACTAAAGATATGTCGCCACTAATGCTAGTGGGTACTTTAACCACCATGATGTCAACGTTAACCGAGTTTACCTCTAATACAGCAACTACGGAAATGATGCTTCCTATAGTGTCTGGATTGGCATCAGAAATTCAAGTTAACCCTTTATTAATTATGATTCCGGTGACTTTAGCGGCGTCTATGGCCTTCATGCTGCCCATTGCCACACCACCAAATGCCATTGTTTTTGGTACGGGAAAATTAAAAATGGTTCAGATGATAAAAACGGGACTCATTATCGATATTGTGGCAACCATCATCATCGTGTTCATGACGCTTTTTTGGGGTACGATAATTTTTGAAATAGACCCGACTGTGTTTCCGGAATGGGCGGCTTCTTCCGCGAAAGCGATAAAATAA
- a CDS encoding NAD(P)H-dependent oxidoreductase, whose translation MELLDKLNWRYAAKAMNGETVAEEKIEHILEAARLAPTSSGLQPFEIIVIKNQDVKEQIKPVAWNQSVITDCSHLLVFAAWDTYTADRINHMFDLTNDIRGFKNEGWENYRQMLLNSYPQKDAEENFNHAAKQAYIAFSQAVIAAAFEGVDATPLEGFDPAAVDEILGLKEKGLRSAVMLPLGYRQEDKDWLVNLVKVRKPMNELVTVIE comes from the coding sequence ATGGAATTATTAGATAAATTAAATTGGAGATATGCTGCTAAAGCCATGAATGGTGAAACGGTTGCCGAAGAAAAAATAGAACATATTTTAGAAGCTGCTCGCCTTGCTCCTACCTCAAGCGGTTTACAACCTTTTGAAATTATAGTGATTAAAAATCAAGATGTTAAAGAACAGATCAAACCTGTAGCTTGGAATCAATCGGTGATTACCGACTGCTCTCACCTACTCGTTTTTGCTGCTTGGGATACCTATACTGCCGATCGTATTAATCACATGTTTGATTTAACAAACGATATTCGCGGATTTAAAAACGAAGGTTGGGAAAACTACCGCCAGATGTTATTAAATTCTTATCCGCAAAAAGACGCCGAAGAGAATTTTAATCACGCTGCAAAACAAGCATATATCGCTTTTTCTCAAGCCGTAATTGCTGCTGCTTTTGAAGGCGTAGATGCCACACCTCTAGAAGGTTTTGATCCTGCTGCCGTTGATGAGATTTTAGGCTTAAAAGAAAAAGGTTTACGCAGTGCAGTCATGCTTCCTTTAGGATATAGACAAGAAGACAAAGACTGGTTAGTAAACCTAGTAAAGGTGAGAAAACCAATGAATGAATTAGTAACTGTTATTGAATAA
- a CDS encoding EamA family transporter: MWMYLGLLAALFLGLHNLCKKHAVRGNEVFPVLLGTVGSGFTFLLPFYIASVYFPEYAKSNAIYIHSMAWELHGFIFIKSAIMAASWILAYQALKHLPITIVTPIRSAGPFFTFIGAILIYQERPNTLQWVGFFLIIFSVMLYSKIGKKEGINFKKDKWILAIIAATFLGASSGLYDKFLIQYLNIAPLTLIFWFCFYVILILLVILSITWFPYAEKRKAFKFRWSIPAVGILLQAADYFYFKALQDPEALIMLLSAIKRSQILIAVLVGGVIFKEQNKRKKLVPLAGIMLGVFFILYS; this comes from the coding sequence ATGTGGATGTATTTAGGGCTTTTGGCCGCATTATTTTTAGGATTACACAATTTATGTAAAAAGCATGCTGTACGCGGAAACGAAGTGTTTCCGGTGCTTTTAGGTACCGTAGGCTCGGGTTTCACCTTTCTACTACCCTTTTATATAGCTTCGGTTTATTTTCCAGAATATGCTAAATCCAACGCCATTTATATTCATTCCATGGCCTGGGAATTACACGGATTTATTTTTATTAAATCAGCTATAATGGCAGCATCTTGGATTTTAGCTTATCAGGCTTTAAAGCATTTGCCCATCACCATTGTGACGCCCATTCGATCGGCAGGCCCATTTTTCACTTTTATTGGAGCGATACTAATTTATCAAGAACGCCCTAACACTTTACAATGGGTAGGTTTTTTTCTAATCATTTTTTCAGTGATGTTATATTCTAAAATAGGAAAAAAAGAAGGCATCAACTTTAAAAAAGACAAATGGATTCTAGCCATCATAGCAGCAACGTTTTTAGGTGCTTCTAGTGGTTTGTACGACAAGTTTTTAATTCAATATTTAAACATTGCACCACTAACCCTAATTTTTTGGTTTTGTTTTTATGTGATATTAATTCTGCTTGTCATTTTAAGCATCACTTGGTTCCCTTATGCCGAAAAACGTAAAGCCTTTAAGTTTAGATGGTCTATTCCAGCAGTAGGTATCCTATTGCAAGCCGCAGATTACTTCTATTTTAAAGCCCTGCAAGATCCAGAAGCTTTAATTATGCTGCTCTCTGCCATTAAAAGGAGTCAGATATTAATCGCCGTTTTAGTTGGCGGCGTTATCTTTAAAGAACAAAATAAACGTAAAAAATTAGTACCACTTGCCGGAATTATGCTTGGGGTTTTTTTTATACTATACTCCTAG
- a CDS encoding KTSC domain-containing protein — translation MKRINEYKKLFGVENEIELKALKKSYRDLVKAWHPDKFQDGDALKEEAEINSRKIIDGYHFLVSIAPETLAANLEAYTETITNSGIADYNHKGLLLEITFTDGTTYEYFGVTKQVYIKMINSNKLNRFAKRSIYPKYPYRMAKRELETV, via the coding sequence ATGAAGCGCATAAATGAATATAAAAAACTCTTTGGAGTTGAAAACGAAATCGAGTTAAAGGCTTTAAAGAAAAGTTACCGCGATTTGGTTAAAGCATGGCATCCTGATAAGTTTCAAGATGGTGATGCTTTAAAAGAAGAAGCTGAAATTAATAGCCGAAAAATTATTGATGGCTACCATTTTCTTGTTAGTATTGCGCCAGAAACCTTAGCAGCGAATTTAGAAGCCTATACAGAAACCATTACAAATTCTGGTATTGCCGATTACAATCACAAAGGTTTGTTACTAGAAATCACTTTTACGGATGGTACCACCTATGAGTATTTCGGAGTTACAAAACAGGTTTATATTAAAATGATTAATAGTAATAAACTAAATCGATTTGCTAAACGCTCTATTTATCCTAAGTATCCATATAGAATGGCAAAACGTGAGCTTGAAACCGTTTAA
- a CDS encoding TetR/AcrR family transcriptional regulator has product MAKLQKSIDKRNALIKATIDLVNNDGFHAAPMSKIAKMANVSPATIYLYFENKQDLVNKTYIEVKAEYTKYAFANYNEDTCVQKSFEIIWKRIADFKLKECENAMFLAQCDNTPIIDESCRQEGIKHLQPLLDLWARGKKEGVIKPISDYLLYAYTINPLSFLMINQKRGSFILDETLLEEAYQAAWSSIKVCK; this is encoded by the coding sequence ATGGCGAAACTTCAAAAAAGTATAGACAAGCGTAATGCTTTAATAAAAGCAACCATAGACTTGGTCAATAATGATGGATTTCATGCAGCACCCATGAGTAAAATAGCCAAAATGGCTAATGTCTCACCAGCTACCATTTATTTGTATTTTGAAAATAAACAGGATTTGGTTAACAAAACCTATATCGAAGTCAAAGCAGAATACACCAAATATGCCTTTGCTAATTATAATGAAGACACTTGTGTTCAAAAAAGTTTTGAAATTATTTGGAAACGCATTGCTGACTTTAAACTTAAAGAGTGCGAAAACGCCATGTTTCTTGCCCAATGTGATAATACCCCAATTATTGATGAATCCTGCCGACAAGAAGGTATAAAACATTTACAACCGCTTTTAGATTTGTGGGCACGTGGTAAAAAAGAAGGGGTTATAAAACCTATTTCCGACTATCTGTTATACGCATATACTATAAATCCGTTGTCCTTTTTAATGATTAACCAAAAACGAGGTTCGTTTATCTTAGATGAAACCCTTTTAGAAGAGGCTTATCAAGCAGCTTGGAGTAGTATAAAAGTTTGTAAATAA
- the trxA gene encoding thioredoxin yields the protein MSKFSEIINQDKPVLVDFYATWCGPCKTLGPILKDVKDTLKDSISIIKIDVDKNQELATKYQVRGVPTMLLFKNGKQVWRQSGVLQKNDILNVISTNA from the coding sequence ATGAGTAAATTTTCAGAAATTATAAATCAGGATAAACCTGTACTTGTTGACTTTTATGCCACTTGGTGTGGTCCATGCAAAACTTTAGGTCCGATTCTAAAAGATGTGAAAGACACATTAAAAGACTCCATTTCTATTATTAAAATAGATGTAGACAAAAACCAAGAGTTAGCAACAAAATATCAAGTAAGAGGTGTACCAACCATGTTACTGTTTAAAAACGGAAAACAAGTTTGGAGACAGTCTGGCGTACTTCAAAAAAATGACATATTAAACGTTATTTCGACAAATGCTTAA
- a CDS encoding iron-containing alcohol dehydrogenase, whose translation MNTFEFKNPTKIIFGKDTIKNIENEIPNDAKVLMLYGGGSIKKNGIYDQVKAALSSFDVLEFGGIPANPEYAVLMQALKVIKDENITYLLAVGGGSVIDGTKFLSSAALFDGDTPWDILTDKIRTEKGMPFGTVLTLPATGSEMNSGAVITREETKEKLAMGGPGLFPEFSVLDPQVIASIPKRQLANGITDAFSHVLEQYMTYPIGALLQDRFAESILQTLIEVAPKVIKDPTEYTSAANFMWSCTMALNGLIQKGVPTDWAVHAMGHELTALYGIDHARTLAIIFPSHYKFNFEAKKEKLAQYAERVWNVTEGNTDDKAYAAIEKTEAFFQSLEIDTKLSEYTKDYEGTAEEISKRFTDRGWLGLGEHQDLSPEKVEKIVKMAY comes from the coding sequence ATGAACACTTTTGAATTTAAAAACCCGACCAAAATTATTTTTGGAAAAGACACTATAAAAAATATAGAAAATGAAATTCCTAATGACGCCAAAGTTTTAATGCTTTATGGTGGTGGAAGTATTAAAAAGAACGGTATATACGACCAAGTAAAAGCCGCTTTATCATCATTTGATGTGCTTGAATTTGGTGGTATTCCTGCCAATCCGGAATATGCTGTTTTAATGCAAGCTTTAAAAGTGATTAAAGATGAAAACATCACTTATTTATTAGCTGTTGGTGGTGGTTCTGTTATTGATGGCACCAAATTTTTATCGTCTGCAGCATTATTTGATGGCGATACCCCTTGGGATATTCTAACTGATAAAATAAGAACTGAAAAAGGCATGCCTTTCGGAACGGTTTTAACCCTTCCTGCAACAGGTTCTGAGATGAATTCTGGTGCTGTGATTACCAGAGAGGAAACTAAAGAAAAGCTTGCTATGGGTGGTCCTGGTTTATTTCCGGAGTTTTCTGTTTTAGATCCTCAAGTGATTGCTTCTATTCCAAAACGTCAGTTAGCCAACGGAATTACCGATGCTTTTTCTCATGTTTTAGAACAATATATGACCTACCCTATTGGAGCCTTATTACAAGACAGATTTGCGGAAAGCATTTTACAAACTTTAATTGAAGTCGCTCCTAAAGTAATTAAAGATCCTACAGAATATACATCGGCAGCAAACTTTATGTGGAGTTGCACGATGGCCTTAAACGGTTTAATTCAAAAAGGTGTGCCTACCGATTGGGCTGTGCATGCTATGGGGCATGAACTTACCGCTTTATATGGAATTGATCACGCAAGAACTTTAGCCATCATTTTCCCTAGTCATTATAAATTCAATTTTGAAGCGAAAAAAGAAAAGTTAGCACAGTATGCTGAACGCGTTTGGAATGTGACAGAAGGAAATACCGATGATAAAGCTTATGCCGCTATTGAAAAAACAGAAGCTTTTTTCCAAAGTTTAGAGATTGACACCAAATTATCTGAATATACTAAAGACTATGAAGGTACTGCCGAAGAAATTTCAAAACGTTTTACCGACCGTGGTTGGTTAGGATTGGGTGAGCATCAAGATTTATCTCCAGAGAAGGTTGAAAAAATTGTAAAAATGGCTTATTAG
- a CDS encoding NAD(P)H-binding protein has protein sequence MKKTAIILGATGLTGSILLEKLLADPRYEHIKLFSRSKIENLPHKVSQFIGDLLEFEQFKSDFKANEVYCCIGTTSKKTPDKTLYKQIDYGIPVAAAKLAKDNNIETFSVVSALEANPNSKVLYNKTKGEMELDVQKQNIKNTFIFRPSLIGGDRDEQRTLENIGLAIFKVLQPLFIGKLKQYKITEPEDIAQAMIELSNTTNYNEVIITSNDIKNIAKNHK, from the coding sequence ATGAAAAAAACAGCCATAATTTTAGGAGCAACAGGTTTAACAGGTTCTATTTTACTTGAGAAATTGTTAGCAGATCCTAGATATGAACATATCAAATTATTTTCGCGATCTAAAATCGAAAATCTACCACACAAGGTCTCACAGTTTATAGGTGATCTTTTAGAGTTCGAACAGTTTAAAAGCGATTTTAAGGCTAACGAAGTGTATTGTTGTATTGGAACAACCTCTAAAAAAACGCCAGATAAAACACTATACAAGCAAATAGATTATGGTATTCCGGTGGCTGCAGCAAAGTTAGCTAAGGATAATAATATCGAAACATTTTCTGTGGTTTCTGCATTAGAGGCTAACCCAAATAGTAAAGTGCTTTACAATAAAACTAAAGGTGAGATGGAGCTTGATGTTCAAAAACAAAACATTAAGAACACCTTTATTTTTAGACCTTCATTAATTGGTGGTGATCGTGATGAGCAACGGACACTTGAAAATATAGGACTGGCCATTTTTAAAGTGCTTCAGCCTTTATTTATTGGAAAACTGAAACAATATAAAATTACCGAACCCGAAGATATCGCTCAAGCTATGATAGAGCTATCGAATACTACAAATTACAACGAAGTAATTATCACTTCAAACGACATAAAAAACATTGCAAAAAATCATAAATAA